One window of Triticum dicoccoides isolate Atlit2015 ecotype Zavitan chromosome 5A, WEW_v2.0, whole genome shotgun sequence genomic DNA carries:
- the LOC119301083 gene encoding receptor like protein kinase S.2-like, giving the protein MSLRRLCFVLPMDGDEVLVASADDDHDDDARPRPGERLGSYVRDKVGRALSCLRCGCRDSRSAVGFEDMDGVYEVGARKIRGAAGPRVFSYSELYIGTSGFSDQEVLGSGGFGRVYRAVLPSDGTTVAVKCVASVGVDRFEKSFLAELAAVARLRHRNLVRLRGWCVRDEEELLLVYDYMPNRSLDRLLFAPASVAPGAPALGWDRRRRIVAGLAAALLYLHEQLDTQIIHRDVKTSNVMLDSEYNARLGDFGLARWLEHAVEDAPPTKKLEVLPSPPSVRSTSSFSSSANYQFRLIDTSRIGGTIGYLPPESFQRRGAATAKSDVFSFGIVLLEVATGRRAVDLAYPDDQIFMLDWVRRLSDEGKLLKAGDRKLPDGARAMFDMGRFIHLGLLCSLHDPRARPTMKWVVENISGSCSGDLPALPSFLALPKYISLTSSSDDSGTSTTIAGTNSTATSAASTKHMYATAAGTTIYLTAEDGRSPTGGSGENKSGNSQLSSPRPAVTVPNVDTPREISYKEIVEITNDFSESQVVAELDFGTGYEGFLDNGNGGRVHVLVKRLGMKTCPALRVRFANELCNLAKLRHRNLVQLRGWCTDHGEMLVVYDHSPGNLLSHHLLARHSNSGILSWRHRYGIVRALASAVLYLHEEWDEQVIHRNITSAAVFLDPDRSPRLGSFALAEFLSRNEHNNPHVVLPTGSGTARGIFGYMSPEYMESGEATTMADVYSFGVVVLEVVTGAMAVDMRSPEVLLVRKVQVGQEQDVRGVEALADRRLDGRLDRRELVRLAKLGIACTRSDPAARPSMRKVVSILDGNDEVLRKFERRMESREEWERKNAAALSLVRRLQALGIH; this is encoded by the coding sequence GCCCATGGACGGGGATGAGGTCCTCGTGGCCTCCGCTGACGACGACCACGACGACGATGCCCGGCCGCGCCCCGGGGAGAGGCTGGGCTCGTACGTCCGCGACAAGGTCGGCCGCGCGCTGTCCTGCCTCCGCTGCGGCTGCCGTGACTCCCGGTCGGCGGTGGGCTTCGAGGACATGGACGGCGTCTACGAGGTTGGGGCCAGGAAGATCAGAGGCGCGGCGGGGCCCAGGGTGTTCAGCTACTCGGAGCTCTACATCGGCACCAGCGGCTTCAGTGATCAAGAGGTGCTCGGCAGCGGGGGGTTTGGCCGGGTGTACCGCGCCGTGCTGCCGAGCGATGGCACCACGGTGGCCGTCAAGTGCGTGGCCAGCGTCGGCGTCGACCGCTTCGAGAAGTCCTTCCTGGCGGAGCTGGCCGCGGTTGCCCGGCTGCGGCACCGCAACCTCGTGCGGCTCCGCGGGTGGTGCGTCCGGGACGAGGAGGAGCTGCTGCTCGTGTACGACTACATGCCCAACCGCAGCCTCGACCGCCTACTCTTCGCGCCGGCCTCGGTTGCCCCGGGCGCGCCGGCGCTCGGCTGGGACCGGCGTCGGCGCATCGTGGCCGGCCTCGCCGCCGCGCTGCTCTACCTGCACGAGCAGCTCGACACGCAGATCATCCACCGGGACGTAAAGACCAGCAACGTCATGCTTGATTCCGAGTACAACGCCCGCCTGGGGGACTTCGGCCTCGCCCGCTGGCTCGAGCACGCCGTCGAGGACGCGCCGCCCACCAAAAAGCTCGAGGTGCTGCCGTCGCCGCCTTCCGTGCGGTCGACGTCGTCGTTTTCCTCGTCGGCCAACTACCAGTTCCGGCTGATCGACACGAGCAGGATCGGCGGCACCATCGGGTACCTCCCTCCGGAGAGTTTCCAGCGCAGGGGCGCGGCCACGGCCAAGTCCGACGTGTTCAGCTTCGGGATTGTGCTCCTGGAGGTGGCCACCGGACGCCGGGCGGTCGATCTGGCGTACCCCGACGACCAAATCTTCATGCTGGATTGGGTACGCCGGCTGTCCGACGAGGGAAAGCTGCTCAAAGCCGGTGACCGTAAGCTGCCGGATGGTGCGCGTGCCATGTTCGACATGGGCCGGTTCATCCACCTCGGCCTCCTCTGCTCGCTGCATGACCCAAGGGCTCGTCCtacgatgaagtgggtggtggagaACATCTCCGGCAGCTGCTCCGGCGACCTCCCGGCGCTTCCGTCCTTCTTAGCACTCCCAAAGTACATCTCTCTCACCTCATCCTCCGACGACTCCGGTACCTCGACAACAATCGCCGGCACGAACAGCACAGCCACCTCTGCTGCGTCGACGAAGCACATGTACGCCACAGCGGCTGGTACCACCATCTACCTCACCGCAGAAGACGGCAGGTCTCCCACAGGCGGCTCGGGTGAGAATAAGAGCGGCAACAGCCAACTATCGTCGCCGCGGCCAGCGGTGACAGTTCCAAATGTGGACACTCCGCGTGAGATATCGTACAAGGAGATCGTGGAGATCACGAACGACTTCTCCGAGTCGCAGGTGGTGGCGGAGCTGGACTTCGGGACAGGGTACGAGGGCTTCTTGGACAACGGCAATGGCGGGCGCGTCCACGTCCTCGTGAAGCGGCTGGGCATGAAGACGTGCCCGGCGCTGCGCGTCCGGTTCGCGAACGAGCTCTGCAACCTGGCCAAGCTGCGGCACCGGAACCTGGTGCAGCTGCGCGGGTGGTGCACGGACCACGGCGAGATGCTCGTCGTCTACGACCACTCCCCGGGGAACCTCTTGAGCCACCACCTCCTCGCCCGGCACAGCAATTCTGGCATCCTCTCGTGGCGCCACAGGTACGGCATCGTGAGGGCGCTGGCGTCCGCCGTGCTGTACCTGCACGAGGAGTGGGACGAGCAGGTCATCCACCGGAACATCACGTCGGCGGCGGTGTTCCTGGACCCCGACCGGAGCCCGCGGCTGGGCAGCTTCGCGCTCGCAGAGTTCCTGTCAAGAAACGAGCACAATAACCCCCACGTGGTCTTGCCCACCGGCTCAGGTACAGCGCGGGGCATCTTCGGGTACATGTCGCCGGAGTACATGGAGAGCGGCGAGGCCACCACGATGGCCGACGTGTACAGCTTCGGGGTGGTGGTTCTCGAGGTCGTGACCGGCGCGATGGCGGTGGACATGAGGTCGCCGGAGGTGCTGCTCGTGAGGAAGGTGCAGGTCGGCCAGGAGCAGGACGTCCGTGGCGTGGAGGCGCTCGCGGACAGGCGGCTGGACGGCAGGCTCGATCGGCGAGAGCTGGTGCGGCTGGCGAAGCTGGGCATCGCGTGCACGCGGTCGGACCCGGCGGCGCGGCCGAGCATGAGGAAAGTCGTCAGCATTCTGGACGGCAACGACGAGGTGCTGAGGAAGTTCGAGCGGCGGATGGAGAGCAGGGAGGAGTGGGAGAGGAAGAACGCGGCGGCTCTGTCCTTGGTGAGGAGACTGCAGGCTCTTGGCATACACTGA